The Sulfolobus islandicus Y.N.15.51 sequence TAAATAATGTAAAAGATCTAGTTAGTAATGAATTAGTGGAATGGGATATATTTGGAAACGTTAAGATTCCTAGCCTTCCTCTACCGGGGAGTCTGAATAACCAAGATGTACCATATTTAGGGGAAGATACTTTAAATATATTAAAGGAGCTTGAGTATTCAGAAAATGAAATAGAAGATATGATTAAGGAAAATATAATTATGCCAAATAGAGGAGAAAAGAAAGCATAAGCTAGCCAAGATGAAATCTAGGCTACAGACAAAAGGAACGTCATTTCAAGATACCCAGAAGTCAGTAGTTTCAAATAAATCGTAAGGTTTAAATTAGTTCATCACAAATTTTTATAAAATATGAAACGTAAAGAAATACGAATACGTTTAGGAATCTCATACTTACTGCTGAGAGAATACGTTAAGAAAGCTCACATAAAACCAGTTATTATCTTAAACTTTCACTTTCCAGTAGATGTAAATCCACCGTTTGTCCCTACACTTTCATTTCAATCATTTTATGATCATTCATGATCGAGTATAGGGACTTAGCCCTCAACCACCTTATAGGTGGGTCATGGGACTCATTTGAGCCCAACGGCACGGGGCTCACATCTCCGTAATCCCCTCACCCTTTTGGGCATAACCCACATCGGCGTGAGAGATCATCATTTATCAATAATTTTTTGTTATAAACAGATATAAAAAGATTTCTATTAACGTGAAAAAGGATTCAGCCCGACTAATAAAACCTATATAGGTATTAGGGGATATTGTTGAAATCAAGAATAGAAGTGAATGTAGAGAAGAAATAAGGAAACCTATTATGGTTTAATTATGCAAAACGCTAGATCAATAGAATTTGAAATTTAAATTTGTATGAAAATGTCTTTGTTCTTTACCTCAACTTTGTAAATCCTTAAATTGGATGAAAAGTACCATCCTGACGACTTTCCGTAAGGATTTAATACTAATTTCCCGTTTTCAAGACTATACTCATATCCATGTAAATCACATCTTATTTTATATCCGTCCACATCTCCATACTCCATATTTCTTCCCTTATGAGGGCAATAGGCATCAATAGCAAACACTTTATCACCAACCCTTACTATGGCTACTTCTATGCCATTTATTGAGAATTTTCTGGGTTTTTTATCTTCTAAGTCTAATAAGCTACAGACTCTCACTAACATTAAATAATCACCAATGTGGAAATAGAAACGAGAAAAAACAGTTATTATACCTTTTATTTTTTAGAATATGGAGCGTTACCTGGTGAGCTTCTTCTGAAGTGACCCGATGGCCTTCCGTATAGTAATTCTAAGAACCACGCTTCGTGTTCTATTTCCTCCTGAAGTATTCTCTGCGCTAGATCATAAGTTCTAGGATCTTTTCCGTAGGTCATATCGCACACTTCTTTCCAAGTTCTTATCGCACACTGTTCGGCTTCTAACAAAACCTTTAATATTTCTTTAGGGTCTTTCCAATTCTCTGGTAGATATGCATCAGAACAAGCCGAAATATCGGCAAGCTGCCTTATGTCTCTAGGTAAACCCCCTCCTAGTTCATAAAGCCTTTGAGTCATTAGTTCGAAGTGAAGCCTATCCTCAAGCCTAGCATCCTCAGCTATTTCCTTAAGACCCTCTCCTTCCATACCAGTTAGGTGCATTCTCAATATGGTATAGTAGTAATATGTAGTGAACTCTGCAGCTGTTGCTTTAACAAGTTTATCTACTAACTTTTTCACATCTAATCCAGATTTTTCCAGTATTTCTACTCCGACTACCTTTGGTTCTTGGGGTTTTTCTTGCATACAGACATCATCCTAATAGACTATACTCACTTCAAATTTATAAAGCTTTCTATTTGATACTAATTATAACTTGTAGTTAGAAATAACTTTAAAGTTAACTAAGCCAAATCAGAGTCTTACCTCTTAAGGTGTAGAGAAAAGATCTAGCAAAGACTCTATGAAGAAGCTACTAATTAAGAATTACTTTGAAATCAAAATCTTTATAAGTTAGGGCTCATTAGAGTATAACAGTGGTTACATAATGAATACAGCTTTTACGTTTAATCTTCATTATAATAGCTTTTTACCCAAAAAAAGAATTTATAATTACTTATGCGAGGTGTTTTGAGACGAGTATAAGAGATTCTGCAAAACTCTTTGGACCAGCCTGGATAGCATTGTTGGCAGATGCTGATGCTGCGAGTATATTAGGAGGGTTATCCACCGGAGAGGAATATGGATACAAACTAATATGGTTTGTGATGCTATTATCTCTTCCTCTCTTCATAATACAAGAGGCTTCAGGGAGATTAGGTGCCATATCTGGGAAGGGTATTGGAGAACTTATCAGAGAATACTACTCTAGGAAAGTATCAATTTTATCTATTTTCCCAATATTTTTCGTTGATTTCTTTACATATCTAAGTGAGTATGCGGGAATTGCAATTGGATGTTACTTAATTGGTATCATTCCCCTATTCGGCCTGGTAATATTTTTCATCCTTCACGTTATAATAGTGTTAACTAAAAATTACGAAATAACTGAAAGATATCTAGTAGTAGTTTCCGTAATTCTATTATTGTCAGCCTTAATTATAGTTGGGCCTAAGCTGAACTTTACCGGACAAGAAGTCTTATACTTCTCTACCTCAAAGAACTTCCTATTCTTCATTGCTGTAAACATTGGTGCAGTAGTAACTCCACCTTGTATGTTGATTTATCAAAGTTCTGCTACAGCAATTAAATATCCTAAGATAGATATTAATAATTCTAAAAAGATATCATGGATAACCATAGAGACGTTACTAGGAGCTATAATAACTGAATTGATAATAGTATTATCTGAGATGATAGGAACTTCAATTGGTAATATAGATCCTACTGATCCAGCTCAGTTACTATATATTTTAGGAAATTTTCATTATATATTTGGAATAACGTTAATAAGTGCCGGGTTCTTAACGCTTATAGTTGTATCTCTAAGTAGTGCATGGGGTCTACTAGAAGCTTTAGGGAAAAATAACTACAAAAACTCCGTGAAGATCTACATTATGGAGTCAATACCAGCTATGTTAATAGTTTCCTTAATGCTGGGTAACTATTCTTCCGTTATTAACTTCGCTTTAACTCTATTATCATTATCACCTATAGTGATTGCCATACCGGCAGTAATGGTGGGTATATTGATAAGCAATAAAAAGATCATGGGTAAATACACTTATACTAGGACTAGATTAGTAGCGTATTTCTTTACAATAGTTATGATTGTAGTAGGAGGATTTGTGGGAACACTACACTTGTAGACAATATAACTAATAGTTTAGCCCAATTATCTGAATGGCTGAAAGAGTAGAGTGTGAACTACTTCCCATTAAGGGGCATCTCCACCTCACGATAGAGATTTCCTGCTTCTCAGAGAGATCTTGATTCGTAGCTGAGGTTCCATCGAACGGAACCGTTCTTTAATGTCCCTTGTGGAAGAGAGGTTACGGAGGGGCGTTCAGTAATAAATCTTTCGATTAATTTTCAAGCATAGTGACAGTTAAGATTGGCACGTGACGTTATTCAATTTGATAGTGTCATTATTAAGCTATAAATTTATACTTTAACGTAAAAAAGGCGTCTCTGAGAATCTGAACTAGGTTATACTCTATCGGAGAATTTCTCTATTTAATAAATTTGTAACTTAATGACGATACTGTCTCCATACTCATCTTTCTTCACAATTCTCATAAGTATATGTTTGCTACTGGAGTTACAGAGGATATGCTAATTCCTCGTCATTGAATTTTGGAAAATTATAATGAGCGGAGGAATTGCACTTATGTTAGAATTTCGTTGGGCGATTCACGGATCCTAGATAAGTTTAAAGGTTTATTTCCTTGCTATACGGGGTTTGGGCTTCATTGAATTTTCATGAATTTGTATCCAATCCTCAGCCCTTGGGCTTCACCAGAGTCGCGGGGCAACGCCCCGTTCATACCCCTCCGCCCCTTTAGCGGGATAACCCCAATCCACCTACTCCCAGTGGGAGTAAGAAAGAGGTGGGGAAACCCGCACATCTTGAGGTAAATATTGAGAGATGCGTTTAGTTGCCTATCTAGAGTGAACCCACACCTCTCACACTTGAAAATCCTGCCGACCTTTCGGGAAACCCATCCACATCTGGGGCAGGACTTAGATGTGAGGTGTGGGTTCACCTCCTTAACGAAAGAACCATAAAGGGGAGCCTTGTATTTAAGCACGCGGTGTATAGTCCTCCATACAGTCCTTGAAACCTTCTTAGACAGCTTATCATCAGCGTCTTGGAACATTGACTGCTTATTCAACTTCTCGACAGCAAACATAGTGAGAGGATACATTCCCAACAGTTTGTTCACAAACTTGTGAACATAATCAAGCACGCGGTTCCTTTCACGGTGGGAGTACTTCCTCAACAATACCTTCCCCTTCCTACCGTGTTTAGAAGCGAAGGACTGTATTTTACTCCTCTTCAACTCCATACCGAACTTCAAACTATACAACTCCTTCAAAGAAAATGTGACGAACTTCTCCCCATCGTAAGCGTCTAATGTGTACAAGTTACTATCAATAGATAGAAAGTCAAGGGGAGTAAACCAAGGTAACTTATAACGAAATGGTAGGTGAACTTTATCCTCCTTTATTACTGGCTCACCCAACTCAAGCCCTTCAACCCTCCTTGAAAACCATTTGTGAGACCATGAGAAGGTGACGTATTCGTAAGGTCTTACTGTAATCCTTACACTCTCACCCTCAACCTTTCTAAGTGTCGACTTTACCCTAACGTAAACCTTCTTCAATCTAGGTTTCCTTAATGACGCTTGTCCTTTTTCAGCCCTCCTCCTCCAACTATTCAAGATTGAGTAAGCATCATTTATTGCTTTGTCAACGTAATGTGAAGCTAGATTGTTAACCTTCTCTAACTCATCCCTCAACACCTTGTAAACTTCCTTTTTCTTTGGCAAGGTTACTTTAACCTTAGCGAAAATTTTCTTGCCCTTCTTGACCTCCTTCCTCTCTATCTTAGTCCTCTCCCATAACCAGTCTAAAGCCTTCTGTAGTAGGTGTTTATAGTTCTCTAGTAATATCTTGCTCTTCACCTTCTTATTATTCTTCAGGGAGTAAGTTAGGTAAACGTATTCCTCCTCCGGTTGGAATGATTTAAGCCTTAAGCTCTTCGACACACTTCTTCACCTTCTCATATTTATGGCTCCTCATACCATACAACTTTCCGCTAAATGATACCAGTATAGAGATCAAATCTTCGATTAGTTCCTGCTCTGGTGTTTTGTCCTCCTTATTTAATACCACGAGCTCGCAGTTGTGTGCTTTGCATGCCTCCTCTATTATTTCAAAGCCGAACCTAACTAGTCTGTCTGGGTAGGCTATGACAACTTTCGATACTTCGTTGTTTAGTATCATTCTCAATAGCTTGAGGAATCCTTTTCTCTTCATGTTCAACCCAGAACCAATGTCTGTTATTACTTGGTCGTAGTCCTTAACGTTCTCCTCCAGGTACTTAACTTGGTTTATTAAGTCGTCTTTCTGTGTGTTTGATGATACCCTAGCGTATAATACTACTTTCCTCTTCCTAACAACCCCCATGAGTCTTTCGACATCCTCTTCTTTAAACCTCCATTTTCCACTCTGTAGTATCACGGGTTTTATGTAACCCTTCTTAACATAGCTCTGTAGTGTGCGGTATGATATTCCTAGTTTTTGGCACACTTCCTTAGGTTTCAGCATTGTAGTTAAACTTACATACAAAGTATATAAACTTCACGGTTTATCGGAAACTGTTGACGACGGCGTAAATCTATTTGTGGATATAAGAGATTAAGATCTTGCTACTAGTAAGAGAGCTACAACTTGCAATATCCCTACTATCAATAAAGTATAATCGTATCCATAAAACGAGTAAAGTAACGGTAGTAATAAGCCAGCCACACCATAGCCACTATCCCTATATAATCTGTAATAGCCTAACGCTTTTCCTCTTACACTCTCGTTAATCCTATCATTAACAAAAGCTATTAAATTAGGATAAATCATCCCCATACCAATACCTTCTACTATTGAAAATAAAATCGGAAATTCGGAATATTTTATGAAACCTAAAAACATCAACAAAAAACCTATTACAAGTATTAGTCTTCTTTTATTGTAAGCATCTGCTAGGTACCCGAATAATGGTTGGGAAAGTGACCAAGTAAACGTATAGCTAGATACGGTTATTCCTATCAAAAATAGTGTATAATGTTGTAATAATAGGAATGTGGGTATCAAGATAAAGAACGCAGAATCTACAAACTTCTCTAAAAGTCCTGCTATGCTTATTTTAGTAATAGAAAAGTAATTTATACGATTATTTTCCTTTTTTGATAAACCGAAATTTGATATTAATAATTTAGTCTCCATTACGTTGAAGGAAGAAATTAGCGCTATCAAGCAAATTATTCCAATGAAAATATAACTTAGCTTAAACAAATAGCTAGCGAAAAGACTTCCAAAGGAGACTCCCAAATATCCAGACATTTCATTTATTCCAGTAGCTAAGCCTGCTCTCAATTTACCGCTAATGTCTATTTGTGAAGTCATAGTAGTAGTCCACGTCAAAGCTTGAATTATTGCAAGTAAAATCGATATTATGACCACAGTATATATGTTAATTGATAAAAATAACGGGACTGACATCAACGCCACTATCCAGCCTATTATGAGTACTCTTTTTCTTCCCAAGTCATCAGAGAGTTTTCCAGCGAGAAAGTTAAACGCACCTTTTACAAACCCAAAGGCTACTAAGGGTAATAATAGGCTAAGTGTTATTGAAATGTTTAGTTGCTTCTCCAGTACCGGAATAACTATTCTTAGAGTTCCCAGATATAATCCTGTAAAAAAGACCAATATTGTAAACATAACAAATTGTCTGTTCATTAATAGCTACTAAGATTTAAAAGTAATAAAAACGATTATTCACTGTGGATAGTGAATTGGAAATTAATTTGAGAAAGTTAGGGTTTTCAGTGTATGAGGCTAAAGTTTACCTAACATTATTAAATCTTTGCAATTCCACGATGAAAGAGCTTTCAGAGAAGGCTCAAATACCTTATCAGAAGGTTTATGAAGTTGTAAAGTCTTTAGAAGATAAGGGTTTAGTTAGGGTAATTGAAGGAAGGCCGAAAAAGGTCAAACTAATAGATCCGTCAATGTCTTTAAAGGTATATAGGGACAAAATTGTAAGTGAATTAGATTATGCAATAGGTAATATTATTTCATTCTGGAATGAAAAGAGAAAAGGAGAAGCTGATCGTAGCTTGCACATCAAGGGTAAAAAGACTGTAATAAGGATGATAAGGGAGTTGACAGAGAAAAGCAACAAGATGAAGGTAGTCTGGGATAATTTGCCAGAGTGGTTAATTAAGACTCTTAAAAAGTATAAGGGTAGTTTAACTTTGATAACTTCTTCCAATAATTTAAATCTAAATGGCGATATTAGATACGTAAAAGACATGAAATCTAAGTTTATTATATTTGATGATTCAGTATTGGTTACTTTCAATAATGAATATGAGATTGTTGTGGATTCATGTAGAGGATGTGTACTCCAAGCGGAAGAGCACTTCGAGTTATTAACTTATAAGAGTGAATAACTCTTATATCTAATTATTTATTTAAAGTAAATGATGATATTCAGGCAAATTATAAGCAAAAGTGGTGGTTGTGCTACTTATATCTTTGGCTGTACTCAAGCTGGAGAATTGTTTGTAGTCGATCCTAGGTACGAGATGGTAGATGAAATAGTTAGATTAGCTCAAGACTTAGGTAATATGAAGATAGCTTATATAATAGACACACACACTCACGCTGATCACTTATCTGGTGTAAAGAAATTGCAAGCATTAACTAACGCTAACATTTACTATCATGAGGAGTCACAAGTCAAATTTAAGGTAGAGAGGATTAAGGATGGAGAGGAGATAAAGGCAGGAAATGTGAAGATAAAGGTAATTCATACTCCTGGACATACTCCAGATAGCATTTCAGTTCTAGTATATGATAAAAGGAGGGATGAGAGTTGGAATGAGCCGTGGGCTGTATTAACTGGGGATACTTTGTTCGTAGGAGGTGTTGGAAGAATTGATATAGGTGGGGAAAATGCCGAGGAGAATTTATACTATAGTCTAGCCAAGCTGAAAGGATTGCCAGATTATGTTGAAATTTACCCAACACATACTGCCGGTTCAGTATGTGGTGTTGGGATAAGTGGAAAACCTAGTTCCACAATAGGCTTTGAAAAGAGATTCAATACTTTATTTAGAATAAACGAAAAAGACGAGTTCATAAATAGAGTTAGAGAAGTTAAAATTTCTAAGCCCAAAGAGTTTGATGAGTATATAAGGAAGAATTTAGAAGGTGTAATTTGAGAGGAAAATATTTTAAAATCATTAAAAATATTTTTTAAATTATACTTATAACAGCACCTTTTGCCGGTCCAGTATCATTTCCTCTTCTTATAATAAAGGCAAATTGCCATTTAGATTAGAAAACTCTTGCAAGACCAATAAAATGGGTTGATGCAATTCTGGACTAAATACAATTAATAGGTTGGAATTGGAAAGAGCTAAGAACGTTTATGAAAGAGTAAAACTTGAATTAAGTGAGTTGGACATAGGAGTCAATCTCTAAGTGAAATTCTTTCTCAAACTATGTAAAATTAGAAAAATTTATAAGATAATCTTTTTACCACAATTAGATATATCTTATTTATGGTTAAAGTCGGAGATAAGGCACCTCTTTTTGAGGGAATAGCGGATAATGGTGAGAGGATTTCCCTATCCCATTTCATAGGGAAACATAATATAGTCCTTTATTTCTACCCTAAAGACGATACACCAGGCTGTACGAGGGAAGCTTGTGCTTTTAGAGATAATTGGGATCTCCTCAAGGATTACGACGTTGTAGTAATAGGAGTTAGTTCGGATGATATCAACTCTCACAAGAAGTTTAAAGAAAAATACAAGTTACCCTTTATTCTAGTTAGCGATCCGGATAAGAAAATAAGAGAACTTTATGGTGCTAAAGGATTCATATTACCAGCAAGGATTACTTTCGTTATTGATAAGAAGGGGATAATAAGGCATATTTATAATTCGCAAACTAATCCAGCCAATCACGTTAATGAGGCTCTTAAGACATTAAAGCAAATAAAAGCGGAAGAGATCAGCTAATCAAGGCCCTCTTTATTTCCTCTAAAGCTGATGGATTTTCTAGTGAGGAGATATCCCCTAAGGGTTTATTTAAGTATACTGCCCTTATCAGTCTTCTCATTATTTTTGCATTTCTAGTTTTAGGTAACTCCTTAACGATCTTTATTTCTGATGGTGCAAATGCTTTACCCAGTTTATCCTCTGTATATCTTATCAAGTCCTTTTCAATATCGCCAACCTTTGAGACTACGAAACAAACTATTTTCTCTCCCTTCATTGGATCTGGAACTCCGACACATGCTGATTCAACTACATTTGGAAAGGAATTTAACATACTTTCAATTTCAGCTGGACCTACTCTCTTTCCAGCGACCTTTATCGTATCATCACTTCTTCCAACAATATAAAAATACCCTTCTTCATCTCTATAAGCCAAATCTCCGTGAACCCATATATCCTTCCAAATTGACCAATAAGTCTCAATATACCTCTCGGGATTGCTCCAAAATCCCCTGGTCATACCTGGCCAAACACTCAATATAACCAATTCCCCCTCAACATTTGGTGGAGCTTCTTTTCCTTCCTCATTAAATACTGAAGCATTAATTCCCGGGGAAGGACCATTAAATGAAGATGGCTTTATTTTCTTTATAACGTAATTCCCTAAAATACCTCCAGAGATTTCAGTACCTCCAGAATAGTTTATAATGGGGTTCTTTCCACTAGCGTTAAATAGCCAATACCAGCTTTCTGGATCAATTGGTTCTCCAGTATTTCCTGTTAGCCTAACGTTTAGTTTAACTTCACCTTGACTTCTTAACGCTCTAACCAGACTAGCTGAGACTCCTAAAACATCAACCTTCATATCTTC is a genomic window containing:
- a CDS encoding Rieske (2Fe-2S) protein gives rise to the protein MLVRVCSLLDLEDKKPRKFSINGIEVAIVRVGDKVFAIDAYCPHKGRNMEYGDVDGYKIRCDLHGYEYSLENGKLVLNPYGKSSGWYFSSNLRIYKVEVKNKDIFIQI
- a CDS encoding MBL fold metallo-hydrolase, producing the protein MMIFRQIISKSGGCATYIFGCTQAGELFVVDPRYEMVDEIVRLAQDLGNMKIAYIIDTHTHADHLSGVKKLQALTNANIYYHEESQVKFKVERIKDGEEIKAGNVKIKVIHTPGHTPDSISVLVYDKRRDESWNEPWAVLTGDTLFVGGVGRIDIGGENAEENLYYSLAKLKGLPDYVEIYPTHTAGSVCGVGISGKPSSTIGFEKRFNTLFRINEKDEFINRVREVKISKPKEFDEYIRKNLEGVI
- the dps gene encoding DNA protection during starvation protein codes for the protein MQEKPQEPKVVGVEILEKSGLDVKKLVDKLVKATAAEFTTYYYYTILRMHLTGMEGEGLKEIAEDARLEDRLHFELMTQRLYELGGGLPRDIRQLADISACSDAYLPENWKDPKEILKVLLEAEQCAIRTWKEVCDMTYGKDPRTYDLAQRILQEEIEHEAWFLELLYGRPSGHFRRSSPGNAPYSKK
- a CDS encoding IS607-like element ISSis5 family transposase — its product is MLKPKEVCQKLGISYRTLQSYVKKGYIKPVILQSGKWRFKEEDVERLMGVVRKRKVVLYARVSSNTQKDDLINQVKYLEENVKDYDQVITDIGSGLNMKRKGFLKLLRMILNNEVSKVVIAYPDRLVRFGFEIIEEACKAHNCELVVLNKEDKTPEQELIEDLISILVSFSGKLYGMRSHKYEKVKKCVEELKA
- a CDS encoding RNA-guided endonuclease InsQ/TnpB family protein yields the protein MSKSLRLKSFQPEEEYVYLTYSLKNNKKVKSKILLENYKHLLQKALDWLWERTKIERKEVKKGKKIFAKVKVTLPKKKEVYKVLRDELEKVNNLASHYVDKAINDAYSILNSWRRRAEKGQASLRKPRLKKVYVRVKSTLRKVEGESVRITVRPYEYVTFSWSHKWFSRRVEGLELGEPVIKEDKVHLPFRYKLPWFTPLDFLSIDSNLYTLDAYDGEKFVTFSLKELYSLKFGMELKRSKIQSFASKHGRKGKVLLRKYSHRERNRVLDYVHKFVNKLLGMYPLTMFAVEKLNKQSMFQDADDKLSKKVSRTVWRTIHRVLKYKAPLYGSFVKEVNPHLTSKSCPRCGWVSRKVGRIFKCERCGFTLDRQLNASLNIYLKMCGFPHLFLTPTGSRWIGVIPLKGRRGMNGALPRDSGEAQGLRIGYKFMKIQ
- a CDS encoding TrmB family transcriptional regulator; translation: MDSELEINLRKLGFSVYEAKVYLTLLNLCNSTMKELSEKAQIPYQKVYEVVKSLEDKGLVRVIEGRPKKVKLIDPSMSLKVYRDKIVSELDYAIGNIISFWNEKRKGEADRSLHIKGKKTVIRMIRELTEKSNKMKVVWDNLPEWLIKTLKKYKGSLTLITSSNNLNLNGDIRYVKDMKSKFIIFDDSVLVTFNNEYEIVVDSCRGCVLQAEEHFELLTYKSE
- a CDS encoding NRAMP family divalent metal transporter; this translates as MLADADAASILGGLSTGEEYGYKLIWFVMLLSLPLFIIQEASGRLGAISGKGIGELIREYYSRKVSILSIFPIFFVDFFTYLSEYAGIAIGCYLIGIIPLFGLVIFFILHVIIVLTKNYEITERYLVVVSVILLLSALIIVGPKLNFTGQEVLYFSTSKNFLFFIAVNIGAVVTPPCMLIYQSSATAIKYPKIDINNSKKISWITIETLLGAIITELIIVLSEMIGTSIGNIDPTDPAQLLYILGNFHYIFGITLISAGFLTLIVVSLSSAWGLLEALGKNNYKNSVKIYIMESIPAMLIVSLMLGNYSSVINFALTLLSLSPIVIAIPAVMVGILISNKKIMGKYTYTRTRLVAYFFTIVMIVVGGFVGTLHL
- a CDS encoding peroxiredoxin, encoding MVKVGDKAPLFEGIADNGERISLSHFIGKHNIVLYFYPKDDTPGCTREACAFRDNWDLLKDYDVVVIGVSSDDINSHKKFKEKYKLPFILVSDPDKKIRELYGAKGFILPARITFVIDKKGIIRHIYNSQTNPANHVNEALKTLKQIKAEEIS
- a CDS encoding MFS transporter, with the translated sequence MNRQFVMFTILVFFTGLYLGTLRIVIPVLEKQLNISITLSLLLPLVAFGFVKGAFNFLAGKLSDDLGRKRVLIIGWIVALMSVPLFLSINIYTVVIISILLAIIQALTWTTTMTSQIDISGKLRAGLATGINEMSGYLGVSFGSLFASYLFKLSYIFIGIICLIALISSFNVMETKLLISNFGLSKKENNRINYFSITKISIAGLLEKFVDSAFFILIPTFLLLQHYTLFLIGITVSSYTFTWSLSQPLFGYLADAYNKRRLILVIGFLLMFLGFIKYSEFPILFSIVEGIGMGMIYPNLIAFVNDRINESVRGKALGYYRLYRDSGYGVAGLLLPLLYSFYGYDYTLLIVGILQVVALLLVARS